One segment of Herbaspirillum hiltneri N3 DNA contains the following:
- a CDS encoding putative bifunctional diguanylate cyclase/phosphodiesterase — translation MRRNTLKILMVEDDPGDVELARYELTRAGIACDVQQVDTEDAFVDALSRYRPDIVLGDFSLPDFDGMSALQIVQQTAPDTPFLFVSGTMGEERAIKALKQGAYDYVLKSNLARLPSAVERALQEAHQHQIRNKMEQALQAERNLLSAIFDTTGALGLVLDKEGRIVRFNQAAERTTGYTLSQVQGKYFWDVFFPAEEREPVRNQFINWHVQTQPLQYQSRWLTAGGERREILWLTTFLQEDHGSALNYVCSGIDITQWRQAEDRVHRLSNYDVLTGLPNRSLLRDRLEQGIARVERERRPGLLAVILIGVRGAIAVREGLGLQLSEDALVEASRRLAGLMQRDATLARFGDTSFAMVLHVPEQDQIAMAVQEIIDVLDLPYLVDGHEGVYLESNIGVTIYPNDGDSGDALLQAAEVAMHRAMENVLERFQFYTPALNGQVSHRLQMASHLRHAVRKKEMLLHYQPQVSLQSGKIVGVEALLRWQHPEKGMISPMEFIPLAEETGLIVPIGEWVLRTACEQAQRWHDLGVHGLTMAVNLSAKQFAQKNLAAMVRQALDDSGFSSHCLELELTESASMESPEKSIEVMKLLKAMGVRLSIDDFGTGYSNLNYLKRFPVDQLKIDRSFVRDVGTDADDLAIARAVIALARSLHLEVLAEGVEDLVQYEIMKENGCDKVQGYYFSTPLAVDECTRLLLARSTFS, via the coding sequence ATGAGAAGAAACACGCTGAAGATACTCATGGTGGAAGACGATCCCGGGGACGTTGAACTGGCGCGCTACGAGCTGACGCGTGCCGGTATCGCATGCGATGTCCAGCAAGTGGATACGGAAGACGCTTTCGTCGATGCCTTGAGCCGCTACCGGCCCGATATCGTGCTCGGCGATTTTTCCCTGCCCGATTTCGACGGCATGTCGGCGCTGCAAATCGTGCAGCAAACCGCGCCCGACACGCCGTTCCTGTTCGTCTCCGGCACCATGGGCGAAGAGCGCGCGATCAAGGCGCTCAAGCAGGGCGCCTACGACTACGTGCTCAAGTCCAATCTGGCGCGCCTGCCTTCGGCGGTTGAACGCGCGCTGCAGGAGGCGCACCAGCACCAGATCCGCAACAAGATGGAACAAGCGCTGCAGGCCGAACGCAATTTGCTGTCCGCCATTTTCGACACGACAGGTGCGTTGGGACTGGTGCTGGACAAGGAGGGCCGCATCGTGCGCTTCAACCAGGCGGCCGAGCGCACTACCGGCTACACACTGTCGCAAGTGCAGGGCAAGTATTTCTGGGATGTTTTCTTTCCGGCCGAAGAACGCGAACCGGTGCGCAATCAATTCATCAATTGGCATGTGCAGACGCAGCCGCTGCAATACCAGAGTCGCTGGCTTACCGCAGGCGGCGAGCGGCGCGAGATACTGTGGCTCACCACCTTTCTGCAGGAAGACCACGGCTCCGCGCTCAACTATGTCTGCAGCGGCATCGACATCACGCAGTGGCGTCAGGCGGAAGACCGCGTCCACCGGCTCAGCAACTACGATGTCCTGACCGGCCTGCCCAATCGCAGCCTGCTGCGCGACCGGCTTGAGCAAGGCATCGCGCGCGTTGAGCGCGAGCGCCGGCCCGGACTGCTGGCGGTGATCCTGATCGGCGTGCGCGGCGCGATCGCCGTGCGCGAGGGACTCGGTCTGCAGCTGAGTGAGGACGCGCTGGTGGAGGCCAGCCGCAGGCTCGCCGGATTAATGCAGCGTGATGCCACCCTGGCGCGTTTCGGCGACACCAGTTTCGCCATGGTGTTGCACGTGCCGGAGCAGGATCAGATCGCCATGGCGGTGCAGGAAATAATCGACGTGCTCGACTTGCCGTATCTCGTCGACGGCCACGAAGGCGTCTATCTCGAATCGAACATCGGCGTGACCATTTATCCGAACGATGGCGACAGCGGCGACGCCTTGCTGCAAGCCGCCGAGGTCGCGATGCACCGCGCCATGGAAAATGTGCTGGAGCGCTTCCAGTTCTATACCCCGGCGCTCAACGGCCAGGTCAGCCATCGCCTGCAGATGGCGTCACACCTGCGCCACGCGGTGCGGAAGAAGGAAATGTTGCTGCACTATCAGCCGCAGGTGTCGCTGCAAAGCGGCAAGATCGTCGGCGTCGAGGCGTTGCTGCGCTGGCAGCATCCGGAAAAAGGCATGATCTCGCCGATGGAGTTTATCCCGCTGGCGGAAGAAACCGGACTGATCGTGCCAATCGGCGAATGGGTATTGCGTACCGCCTGCGAACAGGCGCAGCGCTGGCATGATCTGGGCGTGCACGGGCTGACCATGGCGGTCAACCTGTCGGCCAAACAGTTCGCCCAGAAGAACCTGGCGGCGATGGTGCGCCAGGCGCTGGACGACAGCGGTTTCAGTTCGCATTGCCTGGAGCTGGAGTTGACCGAAAGCGCCTCCATGGAGTCGCCCGAAAAAAGCATCGAGGTCATGAAGCTGCTCAAGGCGATGGGTGTGCGGCTATCGATCGATGATTTCGGCACCGGCTATTCCAATCTCAATTACCTCAAACGGTTTCCGGTCGACCAGCTCAAGATCGACCGTTCCTTCGTGCGCGATGTCGGCACCGACGCCGACGATCTTGCCATCGCCCGCGCCGTGATTGCACTGGCGCGCAGCCTGCATCTGGAAGTGCTGGCCGAGGGCGTCGAAGACCTGGTGCAGTACGAAATCATGAAGGAAAACGGCTGCGACAAGGTGCAGGGCTATTACTTCAGCACGCCGCTGGCCGTGGATGAATGCACCCGGCTATTGCTGGCGCGTTCGACATTTTCGTGA
- a CDS encoding ATP-binding protein, with protein sequence MNSQVSEKEITDFQLLFESVPGLFLVLLPDFTIIAVSDAYSQATLTRREQIVGRHLFDVFPDNPDDPAADGVANLRSSLERVLATKAPHAMAMQKYDVPYPDGKGFETRYWSPSNFPVFGKDGAVRYIMHRAEDITSYVQLKKERHELGRLSDQLREQGNAQEHEVPAPSGDVIAGFRHLHALNRALKLEILARNQLEDANRELTRQLQRNIEKLEASNKELESFSYSVSHDLRAPLRAVDGFARMLEEDAADQLDEEGLRKLQVIRNNTRNMGRLIDELLEFSRLGRKELNYGHLDMAAMAQACFDDAASAATSPATLRLGDLPAVEGDITLIRQVWINLLANALKFSARREQILIDVSAELADGMLIYTVRDNGAGFDMRYYNKLFGVFQRLHRASEFEGTGVGLAIVHRIVTRHGGRVWAEGVVGEGAAFHFTLPAATGEQTHGPL encoded by the coding sequence ATGAACTCACAGGTCTCCGAGAAGGAGATTACGGATTTCCAACTGTTGTTCGAATCGGTGCCGGGGCTGTTCCTGGTCTTGCTGCCCGACTTCACCATCATCGCCGTGAGCGATGCGTACTCGCAGGCGACACTGACCAGGCGAGAACAAATCGTCGGTCGCCATCTGTTCGATGTGTTTCCCGACAATCCCGACGATCCGGCTGCCGACGGCGTGGCCAATCTGCGCAGTTCGCTCGAGCGGGTGCTGGCGACCAAGGCGCCTCATGCGATGGCGATGCAGAAATACGATGTGCCCTATCCCGACGGCAAGGGGTTCGAAACCCGTTACTGGAGCCCGTCCAATTTCCCCGTGTTCGGCAAGGATGGCGCTGTCCGCTACATCATGCATCGCGCCGAAGACATTACCTCCTACGTGCAGCTCAAGAAAGAGCGGCATGAACTGGGCCGGCTGAGCGACCAGCTGCGGGAGCAAGGCAACGCCCAGGAACATGAAGTGCCGGCGCCGAGCGGTGACGTGATCGCCGGTTTCCGGCACTTGCATGCACTGAACCGCGCGCTGAAACTTGAGATCCTTGCGCGCAACCAGCTTGAAGATGCGAACCGTGAACTGACGCGCCAATTGCAGCGCAACATCGAGAAGCTCGAGGCCAGCAACAAGGAGCTGGAAAGCTTCAGCTATTCGGTCTCGCATGACCTGCGCGCCCCGCTGCGCGCGGTGGACGGCTTTGCGCGCATGCTGGAGGAAGATGCCGCCGATCAGCTCGATGAAGAGGGCTTGCGCAAGCTGCAGGTGATCCGCAACAACACGCGCAACATGGGACGGCTGATCGATGAATTGCTGGAGTTTTCACGCCTCGGCCGCAAGGAACTCAACTACGGCCATCTGGACATGGCCGCGATGGCGCAGGCCTGTTTCGACGACGCCGCCAGCGCGGCAACGTCGCCGGCCACCTTGCGGCTGGGCGACCTGCCGGCAGTCGAAGGCGACATCACGCTGATCAGGCAGGTGTGGATCAATCTGCTGGCGAACGCGCTCAAATTCAGCGCCAGGCGCGAGCAGATACTGATCGACGTCAGCGCCGAGCTGGCCGACGGCATGCTGATCTACACCGTGCGCGACAACGGCGCCGGATTCGACATGCGCTACTACAACAAGCTGTTCGGCGTGTTCCAGCGCCTGCACCGCGCAAGCGAATTCGAAGGCACCGGCGTCGGCCTGGCGATCGTGCACCGCATCGTCACGCGCCACGGCGGTCGCGTCTGGGCCGAGGGTGTGGTCGGCGAAGGCGCGGCATTCCATTTCACCTTGCCTGCAGCAACGGGGGAGCAGACGCATGGACCGCTTTGA
- a CDS encoding ACP S-malonyltransferase — MSQGFAVLCPGQGGQHPAMFDLLRADTRGQDILREQVLATRFDRPLDEILHDPQLLFANRYAQPLIVATGLAAWRVLRDELPPPALVAGYSIGELTAYGVAGALTDNEAIDLAAARAAYMDASLAQAPHQGLMSVGGVEAGEVEELLRRHGAFVAIVTGFDTLIAGGRSDDLLAAANELEGLGARTGILPVGIASHTPLMESALSPFTAALDALDFREPACAVLAGVSGLEIHDIPSARRTLAQQLTHTIRWSSCMDACAERGVGVALELGPGSALSRMLRERHPHIECRSVSDFRSLAGVVNWLRSRLD, encoded by the coding sequence ATGAGCCAAGGATTCGCCGTTCTTTGTCCGGGACAGGGCGGTCAGCATCCCGCGATGTTCGATCTGCTGCGCGCCGATACACGAGGCCAGGACATCCTGCGCGAGCAAGTTCTCGCTACCCGGTTCGACCGTCCCCTCGACGAGATTCTGCACGATCCGCAATTGCTGTTCGCCAACCGCTACGCACAGCCGCTGATTGTGGCGACCGGCCTGGCGGCCTGGCGTGTTTTGCGCGACGAGCTGCCGCCGCCTGCACTGGTTGCCGGTTACAGCATCGGCGAGCTGACTGCCTACGGCGTCGCCGGCGCGCTTACGGATAACGAGGCTATCGATCTCGCTGCGGCGCGTGCCGCGTACATGGATGCCAGTCTGGCACAAGCGCCGCATCAGGGCCTGATGTCGGTCGGTGGTGTCGAGGCCGGCGAAGTGGAGGAGCTGTTGCGGCGTCATGGCGCATTCGTGGCGATCGTCACCGGTTTCGATACGCTCATCGCCGGCGGTCGCAGCGACGACTTGCTGGCTGCGGCAAATGAACTGGAAGGTCTTGGCGCCAGGACGGGAATTTTGCCGGTCGGCATCGCGTCGCACACGCCGCTGATGGAATCTGCGCTGTCGCCGTTCACGGCAGCGCTGGACGCATTGGATTTTCGCGAACCTGCCTGCGCAGTGCTGGCGGGAGTGTCGGGATTGGAAATTCATGACATTCCGTCGGCACGCCGCACGCTTGCGCAGCAGCTGACGCACACGATACGCTGGTCGTCCTGCATGGACGCCTGCGCTGAACGCGGCGTCGGCGTCGCGCTCGAACTGGGGCCCGGTTCGGCCCTCTCGCGCATGCTGCGTGAACGCCATCCCCACATCGAATGCCGCTCGGTTTCCGACTTCCGCAGTCTTGCGGGGGTAGTGAACTGGTTACGTAGCCGGCTCGACTGA